The proteins below are encoded in one region of Ricinus communis isolate WT05 ecotype wild-type chromosome 6, ASM1957865v1, whole genome shotgun sequence:
- the LOC8259393 gene encoding uncharacterized protein At4g26485, translating into MRKATKECEKLESESESEEDTDDDIDDDDDDDDEPEKWRRHYSSKHKMLLVGDGDFSFSLCLARTFGSAHNMVATTIDTQENIEKKYSNGVSNVRELEERGCLVLYEVDAKQMSQHFFLRTQRFDRIVYNFPHVGFLYREGSYCQIQLNKRLIKGFLSNAKVLLKEDKGEIHVTHKEGDPYNKWGLVKKAEKIGLVMHDIVPFSRHDYPGYDNKRAHGILSDAPFPLGDCSTYKFKLNNSPKLTIK; encoded by the exons ATGAGGAAGGCGACGAAAGAGTGTGAAAAATTagaatcagaatcagaatcagaaGAAGACACAGATGATgatattgatgatgatgatgatgatgatgatgaaccAGAGAAATGGAGAAGACACTACTCATCAAAGCATAAAATGTTGTTGGTTGGGGATGGTgacttctctttttctctctgcTTAGCCAGAACTTTTGGTTCTGCCCATAACATGGTTGCCACTACTATCGACACtcaag AGAACATAGAGAAGAAGTACAGTAATGGAGTATCAAATGTGAGGGAACTAGAAGAGAGGGGATGCTTGGTATTGTATGAAGTGGATGCAAAACAGATGAGCCAACACTTTTTCTTGAGAACTCAAAGGTTTGATCGGATTGTGTATAATTTCCCTCATGTTGGTTTCCTCTATCGTGAGGGTAGCTACTGCCAAATCCA GTTGAACAAGAGATTGATAAAGGGTTTTCTATCCAATGCCAAAGTGCTGTTAAAGGAGGATAAGGGTGAGATTCATGTAACGCACAAGGAAGGCGATCCCTACAACAAATGGGGCTTAGTTAAGAAAGCAGAGAAGATTGGCCTGGTTATGCATGACATTGTTCCTTTCTCCAGACATGATTATCCAGGATATGACAACAAAAGAGCTCATGGGATTCTTTCTGACGCCCCCTTTCCTCTTGGTGATTGCAGTACTTACAAGTTCAAGCTCAACAACTCACCCAAACTAACTATAAAATAG